One Brassica napus cultivar Da-Ae chromosome A1, Da-Ae, whole genome shotgun sequence genomic region harbors:
- the LOC125608986 gene encoding uncharacterized protein LOC125608986 has translation MMDVGERARPPGDPPDAVISWAAKAAGTNGGGMPNPESIMDDSFVAERLRVDFPNGEDGEPSITIESEVLEAMNGMWKQCMIIRVLGRSVVITALNKKLRELWRPKGVMHVMDLPRQFFMVRFEKEEDYLAALTGGPWRAFGSYLMVRAWSPEFDPLRDDIVTTPVWIRLSNIPVNFYHRSILMGIAKGLGRPIRVDLTTLNFERARFARICVEVNLAKPLKGTVLINGERYFVAYEGLSVICSKCGIYGHLVHGCPKMIAERMANLAVNAEPQAKNGLENRQEQQMQEDGFVRVKGPRRGSQMRTRQTKNVMGETSGEASQNQEIAHGGKTAEIALSNKYGSLEMDTNLGETREDFVVGEENKENQDMNVDRNRGKEISRGKETMIFGGKANIMTGLKVGNKDKWAGDKKTGEGPRGRPKKLNNRPARGLVFGPTKGEISLSESGKRLRVERLDAGRDVDLFRENAAAIGVAEKPLQLRDEELANPMDNITSEMEQGDSEIQTSSQGDGRVLSLA, from the coding sequence ATGATGGATGTGGGGGAGAGAGCGAGACCACCAGGAGATCCACCAGATGCGGTAATCTCGTGGGCAGCTAAGGCAGCGGGTACGAACGGGGGAGGCATGCCAAATCCAGAGAGTATTATGGATGATTCGTTTGTGGCGGAGCGGCTTCGGGTGGACTTTCCGAATGGGGAGGATGGTGAACCATCAATCACGATCGAATCGGAAGTGCTGGAAGCGATGAACGGGATGTGGAAGCAGTGTATgattattagggttttgggaagGAGTGTCGTGATAACTGCCTTGAACAAGAAACTAAGAGAACTATGGCGTCCGAAGGGAGTAATGCATGTAATGGACTTACCAAGACAATTCTTCATGGTTCGGTTCGAGAAGGAAGAAGATTACTTGGCAGCGTTAACAGGAGGCCCATGGAGGGCTTTTGGTAGTTATCTCATGGTGAGAGCTTGGTCGCCAGAGTTTGATCCCCTCAGAGATGACATTGTTACGACACCGGTTTGGATCAGACTGTCGAACATCCCAGTGAATTTCTACCACCGATCAATACTCATGGGCATTGCTAAAGGACTGGGGAGACCAATTCGTGTTGATCTGACCACATTGAATTTTGAAAGGGCAAGATTTGCGAGAATATGCGTTGAAGTGAACCTTGCAAAGCCTTTGAAAGGGACAGTGCTAATAAATGGAGAGAGATACTTCGTAGCCTATGAGGGTCTATCAGTTATTTGTTCAAAATGTGGAATTTATGGACATTTGGTGCATGGATGTCCGAAGATGATTGCGGAAAGAATGGCTAACTTGGCCGTAAATGCAGAGCCGCAGGCCAAGAATGGACTGGAAAATAGACAAGAACAGCAAATGCAAGAGGATGGTTTTGTTCGGGTAAAGGGACCAAGGAGAGGGTCGCAGATGCGGACCAGACAGACAAAGAATGTGATGGGTGAAACTAGTGGAGAGGCAAGTCAGAACCAAGAGATCGCTCACGGTGGGAAAACCGCAGAGATTGCTTTATCTAATAAATACGGGAGTTTGGAGATGGACACAAACTTGGGAGAAACACGGGAAGATTTTGTTGTGGGAGAAGAGAACAAGGAGAATCAGGATATGAATGTGGATAGAAACAGAGGTAAGGAAATCTCGCGTGGCAAAGAGACTATGATCTTTGGCGGGAAAGCAAACATAATGACGGGTTTGAAAGTGGGGAACAAAGATAAGTGGGCTGGGGATAAGAAGACAGGAGAGGGACCACGGGGAAGGcccaaaaaattgaataatcGGCCCGCTCGAGGGTTGGTTTTTGGCCCGACCAAAGGTGAGATCAGTCTATCGGAGTCTGGTAAGAGACTGAGAGTGGAGAGGTTGGATGCAGGGAGAGATGTTGATCTATTCAGAGAAAATGCGGCGGCAATTGGGGTTGCAGAGAAACCGCTGCAGTTACGAGATGAGGAACTGGCAAATCCGATGGATAATATCACCAGCGAGATGGAACAAGGAGACTCGGAGATACAGACGAGCTCGCAGGGAGATGGAAGGGTTTTGTCCCTTGCATAA
- the LOC106438526 gene encoding BRASSINOSTEROID INSENSITIVE 1-associated receptor kinase 1, producing the protein MERRLMMIARFFWLVLVFDLVLRTSGNAEGDALSALKNSLSDPNKVLQSWDATLVTPCTWFHVTCNSENSVTRVDLGNANLSGQLVTQLGQLPNLQYLELYSNNITGPIPEQLGNLTELVSLDLYLNNLSGPIPSSLGRLQKLRFLRLNNNSLSGEIPRSLTAVLSLQVLDLSNTRLTGDIPVNGSFSLFTPISFANTNLTPLPASPPPPISPTPPSPAGSNRITGAIAGGVAAGAALLFAVPAIALALWRRKKPQDHFFDVPAEEDPEVHLGQLKRFSLRELQVASDNFSNRNILGRGGFGKVYKGRLADGTLVAVKRLKEERTQGGELQFQTEVEMISMAVHRNLLRLRGFCMTPTERLLVYPYMANGSVASCLRDRPESQPPLDWPKRQRIALGSARGLAYLHDHCDPKIIHRDVKAANILLDEDFEAVVGDFGLAKLMDYKDTHVTTAVRGTIGHIAPEYLSTGKSSEKTDVFGYGVMLLELITGQRAFDLARLANDDDVMLLDWVKGLLKEKKLEALVDVDLQGNYIDEEVEQLIQVALLCTQSSPMERPKMSEVVRMLEGDGLAERWEEWQKEEMFRQDFSYQNYNQPNTAWLIGDSTSHIENDYPSGPR; encoded by the exons ATGGAACGAAGATTGATGATGATAGCTCGATTCTTTTGGCTGGTTCTGGTTTTCGATTTGGTTCTCAGAACTTCTGGCAACGCCGAag GTGATGCTCTGAGTGCTCTGAAGAACAGTTTATCCGACCCTAACAAGGTGCTTCAGAGTTGGGATGCTACTCTTGTTACCCCTTGTACTTGGTTTCATGTTACTTGCAATAGTGAGAACAGTGTTACCCGTGT TGACCTTGGGAATGCCAATCTATCTGGTCAGCTCGTAACGCAGCTTGGCCAGCTCCCAAACTTGCAGTACTT GGAGCTTTATAGCAATAACATCACTGGGCCAATCCCAGAGCAGCTTGGGAACTTGACGGAACTTGTGAGCTTGGATCTTTACCTGAACAATTTAAGCGGTCCCATCCCATCATCTCTCGGCCGACTGCAGAAACTCCGGTTCTT GCGTCTTAATAACAATAGCTTATCTGGAGAAATTCCTAGGTCTTTGACTGCTGTCTTGTCTCTGCAAGTTCT GGATCTCTCAAACACTCGTCTCACTGGAGATATTCCTGTTAATGGTTCCTTTTCACTTTTCACACCTATCAG TTTTGCCAACACCAATTTGACTCCCCTTCCCGCTTCTCCGCCTCCTCCCATCTCTCCTACACCGCCATCACCTGCGg GGAGTAATAGAATCACTGGAGCAATTGCGGGAGGAGTTGCCGCAGGTGCTGCGCTTCTATTTGCTGTTCCAGCCATTGCACTTGCTCTGTGGCGAAGGAAAAAACCACAGGACCACTTCTTCGATGTACCAG CTGAAGAGGACCCAGAGGTTCATTTAGGACAACTCAAGAGGTTTTCATTACGTGAACTACAAGTTGCTTCGGATAACTTTAGCAACAGGAACATATTGGGTAGAGGTGGTTTTGGTAAAGTTTATAAAGGACGGTTGGCCGATGGCACCCTAGTGGCGGTTAAAAGACTGAAAGAGGAGCGCACCCAAGGTGGAGAGCTGCAGTTCCAGACCGAAGTTGAGATGATCAGTATGGCTGTTCATAGGAACTTACTTCGTCTTCGTGGCTTTTGCATGACTCCAACAGAAAGATTGCTTGTTTATCCCTACATGGCTAATGGAAGTGTTGCCTCCTGTTTAAGAG ACCGTCCGGAGTCACAGCCGCCACTTGATTGGCCAAAGAGGCAGCGCATTGCGTTGGGATCGGCAAGGGGGCTTGCGTATTTACATGATCATTGCGACCCAAAGATCATTCATAGAGATGTGAAAGCTGCTAATATATTGTTGGACGAGGACTTTGAAGCCGTGGTCGGTGATTTTGGTCTAGCGAAACTCATGGACTACAAAGACACGCATGTGACAACCGCAGTGCGTGGTACAATTGGTCATATAGCACCTGAGTATCTTTCTACGGGAAAATCATCAGAGAAAACGGATGTGTTTGGTTATGGAGTCATGCTTCTTGAGCTGATTACTGGACAAAGAGCTTTCGACCTTGCTCGCCTCGCCAATGACGATGATGTCATGTTACTAGACTGG GTGAAAGGGTTGTTGAAAGAGAAGAAGTTGGAAGCGCTAGTAGATGTGGATCTTCAGGGTAATTATATAGACGAGGAAGTGGAGCAGCTGATACAAGTGGCTCTGCTCTGCACTCAGAGCTCACCGATGGAGAGACCCAAAATGTCTGAAGTTGTGAGAATGCTTGAAGGAGATGGTTTAGCTGAGAGATGGGAAGAGTGGCAAAAGGAGGAAATGTTCAGACAAGATTTCAGTTACCAAAACTATAACCAACCGAACACTGCCTGGCTCATAGGAGATTCCACTTCCCACATCGAAAACGATTACCCCTCGGGTCCAAGATAA
- the LOC106443747 gene encoding peroxidase 47-like: MKNNKMVSVNLLRVIMLVHAIIGLPYNVRGLSMGYYMMSCPMAEQIVQNSVDNALRADPTLAAGLIRMLFHDCFIEGCDASILLDSTKDNTAEKDSPANLSLRGYEIVDDAKAEIENTCPGVVSCADIIAMAARDAVFWAGGPYYQIANGRFDGKRSKIEDTRNLPSPFLNASQLIQTFGQRGFSVRDVVALSGAHTLGVARCSSFKDRLTTPDSTMDSSFAKTLSRTCSAGDNTEQPFDATRNDFDNAYFNALQRKSGVLFSDQTLFNSPMTRNLVNGYAFNQAMFFFHFQQAMQKMSNLNVKIGSQGEVRQNCRSLN, encoded by the exons atgaaaaataataagatgGTTAGTGTGAATTTATTGAGAGTGATTATGCTGGTGCATGCAATTATTGGGCTTCCTTATAACGTGAGGGGGTTAAGTATGGGTTACTACATGATGAGCTGTCCTATGGCAGAACAGATTGTGCAGAATAGTGTTGACAATGCTCTTCGAGCTGATCCCACTTTAGCCGCAGGGCTTATCCGTATGCTCTTCCACGACTGTTTCATTGAG GGATGTGACGCGTCGATTCTGCTGGATTCAACAAAAGACAACACTGCTGAAAAAGATTCACCTGCGAACCTGAGTCTACGTGGCTACGAGATCGTAGATGATGCAAAAGCGGAAATAGAGAATACATGTCCAGGAGTTGTATCTTGCGCTGATATTATAGCCATGGCTGCTAGAGATGCTGTCTTTTGG GCTGGTGGTCCATATTATCAAATAGCAAATGGAAGATTTGATGGTAAAAGATCAAAGATAGAAGATACAAGAAATCTTCCTTCACCTTTTCTCAATGCCTCTCAACTCATTCAGACTTTTGGCCAACGTGGCTTCAGTGTGCGGGATGTTGTTGCTCTCTCCG GAGCACATACCCTTGGAGTTGCACGATGCTCATCCTTCAAGGATAGACTTACCACCCCAGACTCTACCATGGACTCCTCTTTTGCAAAAACTCTTTCTAGAACTTGCAGTGCCGGTGACAACACAGAGCAACCATTTGATGCAACGCGTAACGATTTCGACAATGCTTACTTCAATGCGCTTCAGAGGAAATCAGGAGTCCTCTTCTCGGACCAAACCTTATTCAACTCACCAATGACCAGGAATCTTGTTAATGGCTATGCCTTTAACCAAGCtatgtttttctttcatttccAACAAGCCATGCAGAAAATGAGCAACCTTAATGTTAAAATTGGTTCTCAAGGTGAAGTCCGTCAAAATTGTCGCAGTCTTAACTAA